The Triticum aestivum cultivar Chinese Spring chromosome 3A, IWGSC CS RefSeq v2.1, whole genome shotgun sequence genome includes a region encoding these proteins:
- the LOC123057459 gene encoding uncharacterized protein translates to MDSDVPAMGFIYGAFLDAKKEIAARFDNEEASIQEVLHIIDKRWDNKLKGPLHRAGYFLNPYYYYENKLEIELDGTFKDGLVVCMEKMVRDGKKEDIMTVECQAYQNEEGSFGRDSAKRQRRNKNFDPAEWWSNHGSSAPNLRVLAMRILSLTCSSSACERNFSVFQQVQGSKRRNRLLHDKMRDRVFIKANSQLEQKRMNKDKDPLVDRTRADVVEDEDNEWITGIVPVPVVDTADEPEEEPIPQPRARAVASKRNKARQPRKKLLPVFRDDELQSVGSSDSDDDAMAASSSDSD, encoded by the exons ATGGACAGCGATGTACCAGCTATGGGTTTCATATATGGTGCTTTTTTGGATGCAAAGAAGGAGATTGCAGCTAGATTTGACAATGAGGAGGCTAGTATCCAGGAAGTGCTACACATTATTGATAAGAGATGGGACAACAAATTGAAGGGGCCCCTACATAGGGCTGGATACTTCTTAAACCCATACTACTACTATGAAAACAAGCTGGAGATTGAGTTGGATGGAACATTTAAAGATGGCCTTGTTGTTTGCATGGAGAAGATGGTTAGAGATGGTAAGAAGGAAGATATAATGACAGTTGAGTGCCAGGCATATCAAAATGAAGAGGGGTCGTTTGGAAGGGACAGTGCTAAAAGGCAGCGGAGAAACAAGAACTTTGATCCAG CTGAATGGTGGTCCAATCATGGATCAAGTGCACCAAATCTCAGGGTACTGGCTATGCGGATTTTGAGCTTGACATGCAGCTCATCAGCTTGTGAGAGAAACTTCAGTGTTTTTCAGCAG GTTCAAGGCAGCAAAAGGCGCAACAGGCTACTTCATGACAAAATGAGAGATCGTGTCTTCATTAAGGCCAACTCCCAACTTGAACAAAAGAGAATGAACAAAGACAAGGATCCACTTGTGGACAGAACACGTGCAGATGTTGTGGAAGATGAAGATAACGAGTGGATCACAGGAATTGTGCCGGTTCCAGTTGTGGATACTGCAGATGAACctgaagaagaaccaataccacAACCGAGAGCAAGAGCTGTTGCATCAAAAAGAAATAAAGCTCGTCAGCCTAGGAAGAAGTTGCTCCCAGTTTTTCGTGATGATGAGCTGCAATCTGTGGGTTCTTCTGATTCGGATGATGATGCCATGGCAGCAAGTTCATCTGATTCTGATTGA
- the LOC123057460 gene encoding protein MOTHER of FT and TFL1 homolog 2, translating to MSRFVDPLVVGRVIGEVVDMFVPSVAMAVAYGARDLSNGCHVKPSLAADQPLVRISGRRNDLYTLVMTDPDAPSPSEPTMKEYLHWIVVNIPGGTDATKGEVVVPYMGPRPPVGIHRYVLVLFEQKTRFPYVPAASPDDRAYFNTRAFAANHELGLPVAVVYFNSQKEPSGHRRR from the exons ATGTCCCGGTTCGTTGATCCGCTGGTGGTGGGGCGGGTGATCGGCGAGGTGGTGGACATGTTCGTGCCGTcggtggccatggccgtggccTACGGCGCCAGGGACCTCAGCAACGGCTGCCACGTCAAGCCCTCCCTGGCCGCCGACCAGCCGCTCGTCCGCATCTCCGGCCGCCGCAACGACCTCTACACCCTC GTGATGACGGATCCTGACGCGCCTAGCCCTAGCGAGCCCACCATGAAGGAGTACCTCCACTG GATAGTGGTTAACATACCGGGTGGAACAGATGCAACTAAAG GTGAGGTGGTGGTGCCGTACATGGGGCCGCGGCCGCCGGTGGGCATCCACCGCTACGTGCTGGTGCTGTTCGAGCAGAAGACGCGCTTCCCCTACGTCCCGGCGGCGTCGCCGGACGACCGCGCCTACTTCAACACCCGCGCCTTCGCCGCCAACCACGAGCTCGGCCTCCCCGTCGCCGTCGTCTACTTCAACTCCCAGAAGGAGCCGTCCGGACACCGCCGGCGTTGA
- the LOC123059766 gene encoding cell division cycle protein 123 homolog: MLLEELLRCQIQEWYPAFRRHTVPTAIIPLPAAFLRYLAGRTAYPDPDEGDQGPLPFVLPTLTSGRAPFPPLQGHFPDPVSLLDRDNTDPLFGDSDSDDEGEGLLRPAFPELEAAVDAAIADLGGAALPKLNWSAPKDAVFMAADGTVRCTCFAEVAMLLRASDCVAHDLVSARPSCQDFVRANRVRRNAAEGSLSDPGENCSEVGARGGGSDAPEEDAEQESSDDDETWVDDGFQYYLALRKWYPGLRPESEFRCFVRGRKLVGVSQRDPSAYYPSLPGWSAEVQPKIEDFFEEFIEPQFASENYTFDVYVRADGRVKLIDFNPWGGYTLPLLFTWEELEEEQRAEDELEFRVVMQQGAVRPGLMTAIPYDMLDWGDGSGWDVFLKKAGNELDRQMASLGVDS; encoded by the coding sequence atgctgctggaggagctgctcCGCTGCCAGATCCAGGAGTGGTACCCGGCGTTCCGGCGCCACACGGTCCCCACCGCCATCATCCCGCTCCCGGCTGCCTTCCTCCGCTACCTCGCCGGCCGGACCGCCTACCCCGACCCCGACGAGGGCGATCAGGGGCCGCTCCCCTTCGTCCTCCCGACGCTCACCTCCGGCCGCGCGCCCTTCCCGCCGCTCCAGGGCCACTTCCCGGACCCCGTCTCCCTCCTCGACCGCGACAACACCGACCCCCTCTTCGGCGACTCCGACTCCGACGACGAGGGCGAGGGCCTGCTCCGGCCCGCGTTCCCGGAGCTCGAGGCCGCGGTGGACGCCGCCATCGCCGACCTCGGCGGGGCCGCGCTCCCCAAGCTCAACTGGAGCGCGCCCAAGGACGCCGTCTTCATGGCCGCCGACGGCACCGTCCGCTGCACCTGCTTCGCCGAGGTCGCCATGCTGCTCCGCGCCTCCGACTGCGTCGCCCACGACCTCGTCTCCGCGCGCCCCTCCTGCCAGGACTTCGTGCGCGCCAACCGTGTTCGACGGAATGCCGCAGAGGGTAGTCTGAGTGACCCTGGTGAGAACTGCAGCGAGGTAGGTGCCCGCGGCGGTGGGAGTGATGCGCCGGAAGAGGATGCTGAGCAAGAAAGCAGTGATGATGATGAGACTTGGGTGGACGACGGGTTCCAGTACTACCTCGCGCTCCGCAAGTGGTACCCAGGCCTCCGCCCCGAGTCGGAGTTCCGCTGCTTTGTGCGGGGGCGGAAGCTGGTCGGTGTGTCGCAGAGGGACCCGTCTGCCTACTACCCTTCTCTGCCTGGGTGGAGCGCTGAGGTACAGCCCAAGATCGAGGATTTCTTCGAAGAATTCATCGAGCCACAGTTTGCTTCAGAGAATTACACGTTTGATGTGTATGTGAGAGCCGATGGTCGGGTGAAGCTGATCGACTTCAATCCTTGGGGCGGCTATACCCTGCCGCTGCTGTTCAcatgggaggagcttgaggaggaGCAGAGAGCAGAGGACGAGCTGGAGTTTCGAGTGGTGATGCAGCAGGGTGCGGTGAGGCCAGGGTTAATGACAGCAATTCCGTATGATATGCTGGATTGGGGGGATGGCAGTGGCTGGGATGTGTTTCTGAAGAAGGCTGGCAATGAGCTCGACAGACAGATGGCATCATTAGGTGTGGATTCGTAG